From Pangasianodon hypophthalmus isolate fPanHyp1 chromosome 30, fPanHyp1.pri, whole genome shotgun sequence, a single genomic window includes:
- the LOC128317881 gene encoding uncharacterized protein LOC128317881 isoform X2, with product MSVVCLPLSAGEDTPELHSVDLELEAVEKQIRDLQVKQAQLRQRKAALESSRTDAHLSQVNPRRETNTPKTSTPRISLSRPSAPRSRPAQVSFTPAPGYHGAWMQQQRKTRARTRARTSPPPPPPVFEISTRNRFAPLRESESDAVIIGDSIVRHVRATTAKGKVRTRCFPGARVLDVAAQVPAILNGKNIGAVVLHAGTNDTRLRQTEILKKDFRSLIEKVRSTSPTTRIIVSGPLPTFQRGIERLYHTDGLHPSRAGAAVLSDNISRTLRTI from the exons ATGTCGGTTGTGTGTCTGCCTTTGAGTGCAGGTGAGGATACACCCGAGCTGCACTCGGTGGATCTGGAGTTGGAGGCCGTGGAGAAACAGATCCGCGACCTACAGGTGAAGCAGGCCCAGCTGCGACAGCGGAAAGCCGCGCTGGAATCGTCCCGGACTGACGCTCACCTGTCCCAGGTAAATCCGCGGCGGGAAACAAACACTCCCAAAACCTCAACTCCGCGTATTTCTCTGTCCAGGCCTAGTGCACCAAGGTCGCGGCCCGCCCAGGTTTCGTTCACTCCGGCGCCGGGGTACCACGGAGCCTGGATGCAGCAGCAGCGGAAGACACGAGCCAGGACCCGGGCGAGGACCTCTCCCCCTCCGCCGCCACCCGTTTTCGAGATCTCGACCAGGAACCGCTTCGCTCCACTTCGCGAGTCGGAAAGCGACGCGGTGATCATCGGAGACTCCATCGTCCGGCACGTCCGTGCTACCACGGCTAAAGGTAAGGTGCGCACTCGCTGTTTTCCTGGTGCTCGTGTTCTCGATGTCGCTGCACAGGTACCCGCGATACTGAATGGGAAGAACATCGGAGCTGTGGTCCTCCATGCTGGCACGAACGACACCAGGCTGAGGCAGACGGAGATCCTGAAGAAGGACTTCAGAAGCCTGATTGAGAAGGTACGCAGCACATCGCCCACGACGAGGATCATCGTGTCAGGACCGCTTCCCACGTTCCAGCGAGGAATTGAGAG GCTCTACCACACTGACGGCCTGCACCCAAGCAGAGCTGGAGCAGCGGTCCTCTCGGACAACATCTCTAGGACACTACGCACCATCTGA
- the LOC128317881 gene encoding uncharacterized protein LOC128317881 isoform X1, with protein MSVVCLPLSAGEDTPELHSVDLELEAVEKQIRDLQVKQAQLRQRKAALESSRTDAHLSQVNPRRETNTPKTSTPRISLSRPSAPRSRPAQVSFTPAPGYHGAWMQQQRKTRARTRARTSPPPPPPVFEISTRNRFAPLRESESDAVIIGDSIVRHVRATTAKGKVRTRCFPGARVLDVAAQVPAILNGKNIGAVVLHAGTNDTRLRQTEILKKDFRSLIEKVRSTSPTTRIIVSGPLPTFQRGIERFSRLFAFNEWLQSWCQDQKLPFIDNWNIFWERPRLYHTDGLHPSRAGAAVLSDNISRTLRTI; from the coding sequence ATGTCGGTTGTGTGTCTGCCTTTGAGTGCAGGTGAGGATACACCCGAGCTGCACTCGGTGGATCTGGAGTTGGAGGCCGTGGAGAAACAGATCCGCGACCTACAGGTGAAGCAGGCCCAGCTGCGACAGCGGAAAGCCGCGCTGGAATCGTCCCGGACTGACGCTCACCTGTCCCAGGTAAATCCGCGGCGGGAAACAAACACTCCCAAAACCTCAACTCCGCGTATTTCTCTGTCCAGGCCTAGTGCACCAAGGTCGCGGCCCGCCCAGGTTTCGTTCACTCCGGCGCCGGGGTACCACGGAGCCTGGATGCAGCAGCAGCGGAAGACACGAGCCAGGACCCGGGCGAGGACCTCTCCCCCTCCGCCGCCACCCGTTTTCGAGATCTCGACCAGGAACCGCTTCGCTCCACTTCGCGAGTCGGAAAGCGACGCGGTGATCATCGGAGACTCCATCGTCCGGCACGTCCGTGCTACCACGGCTAAAGGTAAGGTGCGCACTCGCTGTTTTCCTGGTGCTCGTGTTCTCGATGTCGCTGCACAGGTACCCGCGATACTGAATGGGAAGAACATCGGAGCTGTGGTCCTCCATGCTGGCACGAACGACACCAGGCTGAGGCAGACGGAGATCCTGAAGAAGGACTTCAGAAGCCTGATTGAGAAGGTACGCAGCACATCGCCCACGACGAGGATCATCGTGTCAGGACCGCTTCCCACGTTCCAGCGAGGAATTGAGAGGTTCAGTAGgctatttgcttttaatgaatGGTTACAGTCATGGTGTCAAGACCAGAAATTACCCTTTATTGATAACTGGAATATTTTCTGGGAGCGTCCTAGGCTCTACCACACTGACGGCCTGCACCCAAGCAGAGCTGGAGCAGCGGTCCTCTCGGACAACATCTCTAGGACACTACGCACCATCTGA